In the genome of Flavobacteriaceae bacterium YJPT1-3, the window TTCGAAACCTAAAGTACGGGCATGTAGCGCCTGGCGTGGAAGTATCTTAAAGCAGTTATCGACAAACTGTTTGTATTTGGTGAAGTGCGTTCCTTTCAGAATGGCATCGCCTCCGTAACGCTCATCATTGAAAAGCGTATGACCCATGTGCTTCATGTGCACGCGGATCTGATGCGTACGTCCGGTTTCCAGCGTGCAGGAGATTAGCGTAACATAACCCAGACGTTCTAAAACCTTGTAATGAGTGACTGCCGGCTTGCCGCGTTCTTCATCTTCCCCTTCAAAGACCGTGTTTTGCAGACGATTTTTTGGATGCCGACCTATATGGCCTTCCACGGTACCGGATTCTTCCTTTACGTTACCCCAAACCAGGGCTACGTATTCTCGCTCTGTTGATTTGTCGAAGAATTGCTTGGAGAGATGCGTCATGGCTTCCTCCGTTTTGGCAATGACCAATAATCCACTGGTGTCTTTATCGATACGATGCACCAGACCGGGTCGGTTACTGCTGTTGTTGGGCAGGTGCTCAAAGTGATGGATCAGGCCATTGATTAAAGTTCCACTGTAGTTGCCATGGCCTGGATGTACTACCAATCCAGGTGGTTTGTTCACCACCAGCAAATCATCATCCTCATAAACAATATCCAGATCCATAGGCTCCGGAACCAACAAATATTCGTGGGGTGGATGTTCAAAAAGTACTTTGACTACATCGGTTGCCTTGACCTTATGGTTGGATTTGACGATTTCGCCATTGACGTAAATGTTTCCGGCCTTGGCCGCCTTTTGAATTTTGTTGCGTGTGGCATTTTCAATGAAATTCATCAAAAATTTATCCACCCTTAAGGGTTCTTGTCCTTTACCAGCTGTGAAACTATAGTGTTCGTAGAGTTCGTCGTCTCCTTCTTCAATCTCAATATCCCCGGGATCTGCCATTAGTTTTCAGTGTCGTCAAGGTCTGATGAGGCTGCTGAGCTATAGCCTCTGCTGCCATCGCCCAAAACCAGATCAATAACGGACGTTTTTTGTAGTTCGTCGCCGGCTTCTACCTTACGGCCTTCGTAACGCAGTTCCAGGACTTCATCTTTGGCAATGTAGGGTTTATAAGTGATCTTCCCGATCTGAAAACCTAAAGCTTGTAACGTAGGTTCTGCTTGTCTTCGTGTTTTCCCGACCACATCCGGAAGCGGTAATTTTCGATAGCCGGAAGGGTTAAGCACCAAATAAATCTTACGGTTCTCTTTGACAAATTTACCGGGGGCTGGCGTTTGTTCGATCACCGAGTATTTTGGATAGTCCGGATTGAAATTAGCACTGTCCAAAACTACGTAGCGCAAATCTGCATTTTCCAATTCTTGTTGCACCAGATTCAAGGTCATGCGCGAGAGGTCAGGAACTGCAATCCGTTGGTCGTGATTGGTTGAACTCTTAAGCCAGAATAAGGAGATCACGATCAATACGATCAGGACTCCGGCGGCAATCAGCAATTGCTTGAGAAAAGCTTTGCTGCTAAGGAATTGAAAAATGCTCATTCAGGTGAAATTAAGTGGCAAATATATAAAATGCGCTCCTCTTGTTCGCATCAGCTTTTACGCATACATTTGTTAACGTATAAGTAGAGCAAAACATATATGTCCCGTAAAAACATTGCCATTGTCATGGGTGGTTATTCCAACGAGTATGACATCAGTCTACGGAGTGGGAACGTGGTTTACCAGCATTTGGATCGCAGTCGGTACAATCCGTATCGAGTCCTCATCAGCAAGGAGGGATGGTATGGACTGGACGATCAGGATCAAAAATTAGCATTAAATCGCTCTGATTTCTCGCTAAGCCTGCCTGAGGGCCCCCTGTATTTTGATGCCGTTTTTAATGCTATTCACGGTACCCCCGGTGAAGACGGGATTTTACAGGCCTATCTGGAATTGATTGACCTGCCTCAGACCAGTTGTGATTTTTATCGGGCAGCACTTACGTTCAATAAGCGCGATTGTATCAGTATACTCAAGCCGTATGGCATACCTGTGGCTCGCAACCATTTCTTGAACCAGGGTCAGGAATACGATGTAGAAAAGATCATCGAGCGGGTGGGCTTACCCTGTTTTGTCAAGGCCAATAAAGCGGGAAGCAGTTACGGGATCACCAAGGTCAAGCGTCACGATGAAATGGATGCGGCTATTGCTCACGCTTTCGCGGAAGACGATGAAGTCATCATAGAATCGTTCCTCTCTGGTACCGAGGTTTCTGTAGGCGTGATCCGCTATGAAGGCAAGCCTAAGGTATTGCCCATTACCGAGATCGTTTCTGAAAATGAATTTTTTGATTTTGCGGCCAAGTATGAAGGAAAATCACAGGAGATCACGCCGGCACGCATCAGTGAATCCCAGCAGGAATTGGTGGAGACTTTGGCACTTAAAGTATATGAAGTCTTGAAAATGACCGGATTTACGCGTAGCGAGTATATCTTTCATAATGGAGCCCCTCATTTCATAGAGATCAATACCACACCGGGCTTAAGCGAGGCCAGTATCTTGCCTCAGCAAGCGGCAGCGGCCGGGATCGAACTTCCTGAACTCTTCGCCAGTGCTATCGAAGACTGCCTGGAACGGGCGGCAGCTGACAAATAATCGTTATCTTTAAGTTCTATGAAAATTGCAGTTTTTCCGGGAAGTTTTGATCCGGTCACTTTAGGTCATTACGATATTATCGAGCGGGGACTCACCC includes:
- a CDS encoding D-alanine--D-alanine ligase yields the protein MSRKNIAIVMGGYSNEYDISLRSGNVVYQHLDRSRYNPYRVLISKEGWYGLDDQDQKLALNRSDFSLSLPEGPLYFDAVFNAIHGTPGEDGILQAYLELIDLPQTSCDFYRAALTFNKRDCISILKPYGIPVARNHFLNQGQEYDVEKIIERVGLPCFVKANKAGSSYGITKVKRHDEMDAAIAHAFAEDDEVIIESFLSGTEVSVGVIRYEGKPKVLPITEIVSENEFFDFAAKYEGKSQEITPARISESQQELVETLALKVYEVLKMTGFTRSEYIFHNGAPHFIEINTTPGLSEASILPQQAAAAGIELPELFASAIEDCLERAAADK
- a CDS encoding RluA family pseudouridine synthase, whose translation is MADPGDIEIEEGDDELYEHYSFTAGKGQEPLRVDKFLMNFIENATRNKIQKAAKAGNIYVNGEIVKSNHKVKATDVVKVLFEHPPHEYLLVPEPMDLDIVYEDDDLLVVNKPPGLVVHPGHGNYSGTLINGLIHHFEHLPNNSSNRPGLVHRIDKDTSGLLVIAKTEEAMTHLSKQFFDKSTEREYVALVWGNVKEESGTVEGHIGRHPKNRLQNTVFEGEDEERGKPAVTHYKVLERLGYVTLISCTLETGRTHQIRVHMKHMGHTLFNDERYGGDAILKGTHFTKYKQFVDNCFKILPRQALHARTLGFEHPRTGEYKRFEAPVPEDMTACIEKWRSYAQHQKE
- a CDS encoding PASTA domain-containing protein translates to MSIFQFLSSKAFLKQLLIAAGVLIVLIVISLFWLKSSTNHDQRIAVPDLSRMTLNLVQQELENADLRYVVLDSANFNPDYPKYSVIEQTPAPGKFVKENRKIYLVLNPSGYRKLPLPDVVGKTRRQAEPTLQALGFQIGKITYKPYIAKDEVLELRYEGRKVEAGDELQKTSVIDLVLGDGSRGYSSAASSDLDDTEN